The Myotis daubentonii chromosome 9, mMyoDau2.1, whole genome shotgun sequence genome has a segment encoding these proteins:
- the CHRM4 gene encoding muscarinic acetylcholine receptor M4, with translation MANFTPVNGSSGNQSVRLVTATPNRYETVEMVFIATVTGSLSLVTVVGNILVMLSIKVNRQLQTVNNYFLFSLACADLIIGAFSMNLYTVYIIKGYWPLGAVVCDLWLALDYVVSNASVMNLLIISFDRYFCVTKPLTYPARRTTKTAGLMIAAAWVLSFVLWAPAILFWQFVVGKRTVPDNQCFIQFLSNPAVTFGTAIAAFYLPVVIMTVLYIHISLASRSRVHKRRPEGPKEKAKPLAFLKSPLMKQSTKKAPPAAAREELRNGKPEEAPPPALRPPPRPVADKDTSHDSSSGSATQNTKEQPPTELSTTEVTTPATPTPRLQPRALHPASKWSKIQIVTKQTGNECVTAIEIVPATPAGMRPATNVARKFASIARNQVRKKRQMAARERKVTRTIFAILLAFILTWTPYNVMVLVNTFCNSCVPETVWSIGYWLCYVNSTINPACYALCNATFKKTFRHLLLCQYRNIGTAR, from the coding sequence ATGGCGAACTTCACACCCGTCAACGGCAGCTCAGGCAACCAGTCTGTGCGCCTGGTCACAGCAACCCCTAACCGCTACGAGACAGTGGAGATGGTCTTCATCGCCACGGTGACGGGCTCGCTGAGCCTGGTGACTGTGGTGGGCAACATCCTGGTGATGCTGTCCATCAAGGTCAACAGGCAGCTGCAGACGGTCAACAACTACTTCCTCTTCAGCCTGGCGTGTGCCGACCTCATCATCGGCGCGTTCTCCATGAACCTCTACACCGTGTACATCATCAAGGGCTACTGGCCTCTGGGCGCCGTGGTCTGTGACCTGTGGTTGGCCCTGGACTACGTGGTGAGCAACGCCTCCGTCATGAACCTTCTCATCATCAGCTTTGACCGGTACTTCTGCGTCACCAAGCCCCTCACCTACCCGGCCCGGCGCACCACCAAGACGGCCGGCCTCATGATCGCTGCCGCCTGGGTCCTGTCCTTCGTGCTCTGGGCGCCCGCCATCTTGTTCTGGCAGTTTGTGGTGGGCAAGCGGACAGTGCCCGACAACCAGTGCTTCATCCAGTTCCTGTCCAACCCGGCGGTGACCTTCGGCACGGCCATCGCTGCCTTCTACCTGCCCGTGGTCATCATGACGGTGCTGTACATCCACATCTCCCTGGCCAGTCGCAGCCGAGTTCACAAGCGCCGGCCGGAAGGCCCGAAGGAGAAGGCCAAGCCGCTGGCTTTCCTCAAGAGCCCCCTGATGAAGCAGAGCACCAAGAAGGCCCCGCCAGCAGCGGCCCGAGAGGAGCTGCGCAACGGGAAGCCGGAGGAGGCCCCTCCGCCCGCCCTGCGGCCCCCGCCACGCCCGGTGGCCGACAAGGACACTTCCCACGACTCCAGCTCAGGCAGCGCCACCCAGAATACCAAGGAACAGCCACCCACAGAGCTGTCCACCACGGAGGTCACCACGCCTGCCACGCCTACCCCTCGCCTACAGCCCCGGGCCCTCCACCCAGCCTCGAAATGGTCCAAGATCCAGATTGTGACGAAGCAGACAGGCAACGAGTGTGTGACAGCCATCGAGATTGTGCCTGCCACGCCAGCTGGCATGCGTCCAGCGACCAACGTGGCCCGCAAATTTGCCAGCATCGCCCGCAACCAGGTGCGCAAGAAGCGGCAGATGGCAGCCCGGGAGCGCAAGGTGACGCGGACCATCTTTGCCATTCTGCTGGCCTTCATTCTCACCTGGACGCCCTACAACGTTATGGTCCTGGTGAACACCTTCTGCAATAGCTGCGTCCCTGAGACGGTGTGGTCCATTGGCTACTGGCTCTGCTATGTCAACAGCACCATCAACCCTGCCTGCTATGCCCTCTGCAATGCCACCTTTAAAAAGACCTTCAGGCACCTGCTGCTCTGCCAGTATCGGAACATCGGCACTGCCAGGTAG
- the MDK gene encoding midkine, with protein sequence MQHRGFLLLAFLALLALTSAAAKKKDKVKKGGPGSECAEWTWGPCTPSSKDCGAGFREGTCGAQTQRLRCRVPCNWKKEFGADCKYKFESWGSCDGSSGTKARQGTLKKARYNAQCQETIRVTKPCAPKTKAKAKAKKGKGKD encoded by the exons aTGCAGCACCGAGGCTTCCTCCTCCTCGCCTTCCTCGCCCTGCTGGCGCTCACCTCCGCGGCGGCCAAAAAGAAAG ACAAAGTGAAGAAGGGCGGCCCCGGGAGCGAATGCGCCGAGTGGACCTGGGGACCCTGCACCCCCAGCAGCAAGGACTGCGGGGCGGGCTTCCGCGAAGGGACCTGCGGGGCCCAGACCCAGCGCCTCCGCTGCCGGGTGCCGTGCAACTGGAAGAAGGAGTTCGGAG CCGACTGCAAGTACAAGTTTGAGAGCTGGGGGTCCTGCGATGGGAGCTCGGGCACCAAAGCCCGCCAGGGCACCCTGAAGAAGGCGCGGTACAACGCCCAGTGCCAGGAGACCATCCGCGTCACCAAGCCCTGTGCCCCCAAGACCAAAGCCAAGGCCAAAG ccaagaaagggaagggaaaggactag